A single window of Mesoplodon densirostris isolate mMesDen1 chromosome 13, mMesDen1 primary haplotype, whole genome shotgun sequence DNA harbors:
- the FBXL6 gene encoding F-box/LRR-repeat protein 6 isoform X1 encodes MAPGAARRARQRVRILPLAGARSRSAEDWWWDRLAPSGSGYHLLQSDSMLLVLPGPGPARPRAQRRAARRAQLLRLHRARAAEAKAKAKAKAKARTTPAPAPAPAPAPHQEPDPGWGDRIPLEILLQIFGLLVAADGPIPFLGRAARVCRRWHEAASQPALWHTLTLSPPLTGRSAKSGTKTEKKLLASLEWLMPSRFSQLQRLTLIHWKSQVHPVLKLVSESCPRLTFLKLSDCHGVTPDTLTMLAKACPQLHSLDIQHSVVESTAVVSFLEEAGPRMRKLWLTYGSQTTAVLGALLGGCCPQLQLLEVSTGLNHNSTPLQLPVEALQKGCPQLQVLRLLNLMWLPKPAGRATTPGPGFPSLEELCLASSTCNFVSNEVLDRLLHGSPHLRLLDLRGCARITPAGLHDLPCQELEQLHLGLYGMSDRLTLAKEGSLLLTQKWCHTLQELDLSGQGFSEKDLEQALASFSGTPGGSHLALCSLNLRGTRVTPSTVSSVISNCPGLLYLNLESCRCLPRGLKRAYRGPEEVQWCLQQLLTSLPPPS; translated from the exons ATGGCTCCGGGTGCGGCCCGGCGGGCCCGGCAAAGGGTCCGGATCTTGCCGCTGGCCGGGGCGCGGAGCCGCTCGGCGGAGGACTGGTGGTGGGATCGGCTGGCGCCGAGCGGCTCCGGTTACCACCTGCTGCAGTCGGACAGCATGCTGCTGGTGTTGCCAGGCCCGGGGCCCGCCCGCCCCCGCGCTCAGAGGCGCGCCGCCCGCCGTGCTCAGCTGCTGCGGCTCCACCGGGCCCGCGCCGCTGaggccaaggccaaggccaaggccaaggccaaggccagGACCACACCCGCACCCGCACCCGCACCCGCGCCCGCACCGCACCAGGAGCCCGACCCGGGCTGGGGCGACCGCATTCCCTTGGAAATCCTGCTGCAGATTTTCGGGCTGCTGGTGGCGGCGGATGGGCCTATACCCTTCCTTGGCAG GGCTGCACGCGTGTGCCGCCGCTGGCACGAGGCCGCCTCCCAGCCAGCGCTCTGGCACACACTCACCCTGTCACCCCCGCTGACTGGCCGCTCCGCCAAGAGTGGGACCAAGACTGAGAAGAAGCTTCTTGCTTCCCTGGAGTGGCTTATGCCCAGTCG GTTCTCACAGCTCCAGAGGCTGACTCTCATCCACTGGAAGTCCCAGGTACACCCTGTGTTGAAG CTGGTTAGCGAGTCCTGTCCCCGGCTCACCTTCCTCAAGCTTTCCGATTGCCACGGTGTGACCCCTGACACTCTGACCATGCTAGCCAAAGCCTGCCCCCAGCTCCACAGCCTGGACATACAGCACTCCGTG GTGGAGTCCACGGCTGTGGTAAGCTTCTTGGAGGAGGCGGGGCCCCGAATGCGGAAGCTGTGGCTGACCTACGGCTCCCAGACGACAGCTGTCCTGGGTGCGCTGCTG gGCGGCTGCTGCCCTCAACTCCAGCTCCTGGAGGTGAGCACTGGCCTCAACCACAACAGCACTCCCCTCCAGCTGCCTGTCGAGGCCCTGCAGAAAGGCTGCCCCCAGCTGCAG GTGTTGCGGCTGCTGAACCTGATGTGGCTGCCCAAGCCTGCCGGGCGAGCGACGACTCCTGGCCCAGGCTTCCCCAGCCTCGAGGAGCTCTGCCTTGCCAGCTCCACCTGCAACTTTGTGAGCAACGAGGTCCTGGACCGCCTGCTCCACGGTTCCCCTCACCTGCGCTTGCTGGATCTCCGTGGCTGTGCTCGAATCACACCTGCTGGCCTGCATGATCTTCCATGTCAGG AGCTGGAGCAGCTTCACCTGGGCCTGTATGGCATGTCAGACCGGCTGACTCTAGCCAAGGAGGGCAGCCTTCTGTTAACTCAGAAGTGGTGCCACACTCTGCAGGAGCTGGACTTGAGTGGCCAGGGCTTCAGTGAGAAGGACCTGGAGCAGGCCTTAGCTTCCTTCTCAGGCACCCCTGGGGGCTCGCACCTGGCACTGTGCTCCCTCAACCTCCGGGGCACCCGGGTCACACCAAGCACAGTCAG CTCTGTGATCAGCAACTGCCCAGGCCTGCTGTACCTCAACCTGGAGTCCTGCCGCTGCCTTCCCCGGGGCCTGAAGCGGGCCTACAGGGGCCCAGAGGAAGTCCAGTGGTGCCTGCAGCAGCTGCTCACCAGTCTCCCCCCTCCCAGCTAG
- the FBXL6 gene encoding F-box/LRR-repeat protein 6 isoform X3: MAPGAARRARQRVRILPLAGARSRSAEDWWWDRLAPSGSGYHLLQSDSMLLVLPGPGPARPRAQRRAARRAQLLRLHRARAAEAKAKAKAKAKARTTPAPAPAPAPAPHQEPDPGWGDRIPLEILLQIFGLLVAADGPIPFLGRAARVCRRWHEAASQPALWHTLTLSPPLTGRSAKSGTKTEKKLLASLEWLMPSRFSQLQRLTLIHWKSQVHPVLKLVSESCPRLTFLKLSDCHGVTPDTLTMLAKACPQLHSLDIQHSVVESTAVVSFLEEAGPRMRKLWLTYGSQTTAVLGALLVLRLLNLMWLPKPAGRATTPGPGFPSLEELCLASSTCNFVSNEVLDRLLHGSPHLRLLDLRGCARITPAGLHDLPCQELEQLHLGLYGMSDRLTLAKEGSLLLTQKWCHTLQELDLSGQGFSEKDLEQALASFSGTPGGSHLALCSLNLRGTRVTPSTVSSVISNCPGLLYLNLESCRCLPRGLKRAYRGPEEVQWCLQQLLTSLPPPS; the protein is encoded by the exons ATGGCTCCGGGTGCGGCCCGGCGGGCCCGGCAAAGGGTCCGGATCTTGCCGCTGGCCGGGGCGCGGAGCCGCTCGGCGGAGGACTGGTGGTGGGATCGGCTGGCGCCGAGCGGCTCCGGTTACCACCTGCTGCAGTCGGACAGCATGCTGCTGGTGTTGCCAGGCCCGGGGCCCGCCCGCCCCCGCGCTCAGAGGCGCGCCGCCCGCCGTGCTCAGCTGCTGCGGCTCCACCGGGCCCGCGCCGCTGaggccaaggccaaggccaaggccaaggccaaggccagGACCACACCCGCACCCGCACCCGCACCCGCGCCCGCACCGCACCAGGAGCCCGACCCGGGCTGGGGCGACCGCATTCCCTTGGAAATCCTGCTGCAGATTTTCGGGCTGCTGGTGGCGGCGGATGGGCCTATACCCTTCCTTGGCAG GGCTGCACGCGTGTGCCGCCGCTGGCACGAGGCCGCCTCCCAGCCAGCGCTCTGGCACACACTCACCCTGTCACCCCCGCTGACTGGCCGCTCCGCCAAGAGTGGGACCAAGACTGAGAAGAAGCTTCTTGCTTCCCTGGAGTGGCTTATGCCCAGTCG GTTCTCACAGCTCCAGAGGCTGACTCTCATCCACTGGAAGTCCCAGGTACACCCTGTGTTGAAG CTGGTTAGCGAGTCCTGTCCCCGGCTCACCTTCCTCAAGCTTTCCGATTGCCACGGTGTGACCCCTGACACTCTGACCATGCTAGCCAAAGCCTGCCCCCAGCTCCACAGCCTGGACATACAGCACTCCGTG GTGGAGTCCACGGCTGTGGTAAGCTTCTTGGAGGAGGCGGGGCCCCGAATGCGGAAGCTGTGGCTGACCTACGGCTCCCAGACGACAGCTGTCCTGGGTGCGCTGCTG GTGTTGCGGCTGCTGAACCTGATGTGGCTGCCCAAGCCTGCCGGGCGAGCGACGACTCCTGGCCCAGGCTTCCCCAGCCTCGAGGAGCTCTGCCTTGCCAGCTCCACCTGCAACTTTGTGAGCAACGAGGTCCTGGACCGCCTGCTCCACGGTTCCCCTCACCTGCGCTTGCTGGATCTCCGTGGCTGTGCTCGAATCACACCTGCTGGCCTGCATGATCTTCCATGTCAGG AGCTGGAGCAGCTTCACCTGGGCCTGTATGGCATGTCAGACCGGCTGACTCTAGCCAAGGAGGGCAGCCTTCTGTTAACTCAGAAGTGGTGCCACACTCTGCAGGAGCTGGACTTGAGTGGCCAGGGCTTCAGTGAGAAGGACCTGGAGCAGGCCTTAGCTTCCTTCTCAGGCACCCCTGGGGGCTCGCACCTGGCACTGTGCTCCCTCAACCTCCGGGGCACCCGGGTCACACCAAGCACAGTCAG CTCTGTGATCAGCAACTGCCCAGGCCTGCTGTACCTCAACCTGGAGTCCTGCCGCTGCCTTCCCCGGGGCCTGAAGCGGGCCTACAGGGGCCCAGAGGAAGTCCAGTGGTGCCTGCAGCAGCTGCTCACCAGTCTCCCCCCTCCCAGCTAG
- the SLC52A2 gene encoding solute carrier family 52, riboflavin transporter, member 2 isoform X2 produces MAAPPLGRLVLTHVLVALFGMGSWAAINGIWVELPVVVKDLPEGSPGAVAVTTACTHRRPRALPAGGSPRSGGRGRGLTPAGVSQQGGRHHPQPRTCGPSAALHPWCLPAGPAGRHQRSDQWCVACCAELFLLALWAPSLPLGCGAGQCRQPPRLLPGHGCSMQVPGRAGQSLPAGHALWDLPDGAGNPEPLPTSGGHLCRGGPCGGVVGSVSRRVLIREGGFQLPAAWGGPAVVAGSWRGHPGGLSARRRGHVPSHQHLPRVPQRAGLCGPLWPLSLSRWGLRSTPLVFRLGLPQCLRAHSPGRPTLQAACSRMPAYSTGEPGTAGQGWDHRAGSEPGPGWGCGFGPGPGPVCDLYNKACLFHELELTLGTTLAV; encoded by the exons ATGGCGGCACCCCCGCTGGGCCGTCTGGTGCTGACCCACGTTCTGGTAGCCCTCTTTGGCATGGGCTCATGGGCTGCCATCAACGGGATCTGGGTAGAGCTGCCTGTTGTGGTGAAAGACCTCCCCGAGG GGTCTCCTGGTGCTGTTGCCGTCACCACCGCCTGTACCCACAGGAGGCCCAGGGCCTTGCCTGCAGGTGGGAGCCCCAGgagtggaggaagaggaagaggcctCACCCCTGCAGGAGTCTCCCAGCAAGGCGGCAGGCACCACCCGCAGCCCAGAACCTGCGGCCCATCGGCTGCTCTCCACCCGTGGTGTCTGCCTGCTGGGCCTGCTGGCCGTCACCAACGCTCTGACCAATGGTGTGTTGCCTGCTGTGCAGAGCTATTCCTGCTTGCCCTATGGGCGCCCAGCCTACCACTTGGCTGTGGTGCTGGGCAGTGCCGCCAACCCCCTCGCCTGCTTCCTGGCCATGGGTGTTCTATGCAG GtccctggcagggctgggcagtCTCTCCCTGCTGGGCATGCTCTTTGGGACCTACCTGATGGCGCTGGCAATCCTgagcccctgcccacctctggtGGGCACCTCTGCAGGGGTGGTCCTTGTG GTGGTGTCGTGGGTTCTGTGTCTCGGCGTGTTCTCATACGTGAAGGTGGCTTCCAGCTCCCTGCTGCATGGGGGGGGCCAGCGGTCGTTGCTGGCAGCTGGCGTGGCCATCCAGGTGGGCTCTCTGCTCGGCGCCGTGGCCATGTTCCCTCCCACCAGCATCTACCACGTGTTCCGCAGCGGGCAGGACTGTGTGGACCCCTGTGGCCCCTAAGCCTGAGCAGGTGGGGACTCCGCTCCACTCCACTTGTCTTCAGGTTGGGGTTGCCACAGTGCCTGCGTGCCCACAGCCCAGGGAGGCCCACCCTACAAGCAGCCTGCTCACGGATGCCTGCGTACTCCACAGGAGAACCTGGCACTGCAGGCCAGGGTTGGGACCACAGAGCAGGCTCGGAGCCAGGGCCCGGCTGGGGATGTGGATTTGGCCCAGGCCCAGGACCTGTGTGTGATTTGTACAATAAAGCGTGTTTATTTCATGAGTTAGAGCTAACCCTAGGAACAACTCTTGCTGTGTAG
- the SLC52A2 gene encoding solute carrier family 52, riboflavin transporter, member 2 isoform X3: MAAPPLGRLVLTHVLVALFGMGSWAAINGIWVELPVVVKDLPEGWSLPSYLSVLVALGNLGLLVVTLWRRLAPGNGERAPIQVVQGLLVLLPSPPPVPTGGPGPCLQVGAPGVEEEEEASPLQESPSKAAGTTRSPEPAAHRLLSTRGVCLLGLLAVTNALTNGVLPAVQSYSCLPYGRPAYHLAVVLGSAANPLACFLAMGVLCRSLAGLGSLSLLGMLFGTYLMALAILSPCPPLVGTSAGVVLVVVSWVLCLGVFSYVKVASSSLLHGGGQRSLLAAGVAIQVGSLLGAVAMFPPTSIYHVFRSGQDCVDPCGP; this comes from the exons ATGGCGGCACCCCCGCTGGGCCGTCTGGTGCTGACCCACGTTCTGGTAGCCCTCTTTGGCATGGGCTCATGGGCTGCCATCAACGGGATCTGGGTAGAGCTGCCTGTTGTGGTGAAAGACCTCCCCGAGG GTTGGAGTCTCCCCTCCTACCTCTCTGTGCTTGTGGCGCTGGGGAACCTGGGTCTGCTGGTGGTGACCCTGTGGAGGCGGCTGGCCCCGGGCAATGGCGAGAGGGCCCCCATCCAAGTGGTGCAG GGTCTCCTGGTGCTGTTGCCGTCACCACCGCCTGTACCCACAGGAGGCCCAGGGCCTTGCCTGCAGGTGGGAGCCCCAGgagtggaggaagaggaagaggcctCACCCCTGCAGGAGTCTCCCAGCAAGGCGGCAGGCACCACCCGCAGCCCAGAACCTGCGGCCCATCGGCTGCTCTCCACCCGTGGTGTCTGCCTGCTGGGCCTGCTGGCCGTCACCAACGCTCTGACCAATGGTGTGTTGCCTGCTGTGCAGAGCTATTCCTGCTTGCCCTATGGGCGCCCAGCCTACCACTTGGCTGTGGTGCTGGGCAGTGCCGCCAACCCCCTCGCCTGCTTCCTGGCCATGGGTGTTCTATGCAG GtccctggcagggctgggcagtCTCTCCCTGCTGGGCATGCTCTTTGGGACCTACCTGATGGCGCTGGCAATCCTgagcccctgcccacctctggtGGGCACCTCTGCAGGGGTGGTCCTTGTG GTGGTGTCGTGGGTTCTGTGTCTCGGCGTGTTCTCATACGTGAAGGTGGCTTCCAGCTCCCTGCTGCATGGGGGGGGCCAGCGGTCGTTGCTGGCAGCTGGCGTGGCCATCCAGGTGGGCTCTCTGCTCGGCGCCGTGGCCATGTTCCCTCCCACCAGCATCTACCACGTGTTCCGCAGCGGGCAGGACTGTGTGGACCCCTGTGGCCCCTAA
- the SLC52A2 gene encoding solute carrier family 52, riboflavin transporter, member 2 isoform X4, which translates to MAAPPLGRLVLTHVLVALFGMGSWAAINGIWVELPVVVKDLPEVVSAAAFQGLLVLLPSPPPVPTGGPGPCLQVGAPGVEEEEEASPLQESPSKAAGTTRSPEPAAHRLLSTRGVCLLGLLAVTNALTNGVLPAVQSYSCLPYGRPAYHLAVVLGSAANPLACFLAMGVLCRSLAGLGSLSLLGMLFGTYLMALAILSPCPPLVGTSAGVVLVVVSWVLCLGVFSYVKVASSSLLHGGGQRSLLAAGVAIQVGSLLGAVAMFPPTSIYHVFRSGQDCVDPCGP; encoded by the exons ATGGCGGCACCCCCGCTGGGCCGTCTGGTGCTGACCCACGTTCTGGTAGCCCTCTTTGGCATGGGCTCATGGGCTGCCATCAACGGGATCTGGGTAGAGCTGCCTGTTGTGGTGAAAGACCTCCCCGAGG TCGTTTCAGCTGCCGCCTTTCAGGGTCTCCTGGTGCTGTTGCCGTCACCACCGCCTGTACCCACAGGAGGCCCAGGGCCTTGCCTGCAGGTGGGAGCCCCAGgagtggaggaagaggaagaggcctCACCCCTGCAGGAGTCTCCCAGCAAGGCGGCAGGCACCACCCGCAGCCCAGAACCTGCGGCCCATCGGCTGCTCTCCACCCGTGGTGTCTGCCTGCTGGGCCTGCTGGCCGTCACCAACGCTCTGACCAATGGTGTGTTGCCTGCTGTGCAGAGCTATTCCTGCTTGCCCTATGGGCGCCCAGCCTACCACTTGGCTGTGGTGCTGGGCAGTGCCGCCAACCCCCTCGCCTGCTTCCTGGCCATGGGTGTTCTATGCAG GtccctggcagggctgggcagtCTCTCCCTGCTGGGCATGCTCTTTGGGACCTACCTGATGGCGCTGGCAATCCTgagcccctgcccacctctggtGGGCACCTCTGCAGGGGTGGTCCTTGTG GTGGTGTCGTGGGTTCTGTGTCTCGGCGTGTTCTCATACGTGAAGGTGGCTTCCAGCTCCCTGCTGCATGGGGGGGGCCAGCGGTCGTTGCTGGCAGCTGGCGTGGCCATCCAGGTGGGCTCTCTGCTCGGCGCCGTGGCCATGTTCCCTCCCACCAGCATCTACCACGTGTTCCGCAGCGGGCAGGACTGTGTGGACCCCTGTGGCCCCTAA
- the SLC52A2 gene encoding solute carrier family 52, riboflavin transporter, member 2 isoform X1 produces MAAPPLGRLVLTHVLVALFGMGSWAAINGIWVELPVVVKDLPEGWSLPSYLSVLVALGNLGLLVVTLWRRLAPGNGERAPIQVVQVLSVVGTALLAPLWPHVATVAGQEHSVAFLALSFVLALACCASNVTFLPFLSRLPPSFLRSFFLGQGLSALLPCVLALVQGVGRLECPPTPTNGTPGPPIDFPERFPASTFFGVLSALLVVSAAAFQGLLVLLPSPPPVPTGGPGPCLQVGAPGVEEEEEASPLQESPSKAAGTTRSPEPAAHRLLSTRGVCLLGLLAVTNALTNGVLPAVQSYSCLPYGRPAYHLAVVLGSAANPLACFLAMGVLCRSLAGLGSLSLLGMLFGTYLMALAILSPCPPLVGTSAGVVLVVVSWVLCLGVFSYVKVASSSLLHGGGQRSLLAAGVAIQVGSLLGAVAMFPPTSIYHVFRSGQDCVDPCGP; encoded by the exons ATGGCGGCACCCCCGCTGGGCCGTCTGGTGCTGACCCACGTTCTGGTAGCCCTCTTTGGCATGGGCTCATGGGCTGCCATCAACGGGATCTGGGTAGAGCTGCCTGTTGTGGTGAAAGACCTCCCCGAGG GTTGGAGTCTCCCCTCCTACCTCTCTGTGCTTGTGGCGCTGGGGAACCTGGGTCTGCTGGTGGTGACCCTGTGGAGGCGGCTGGCCCCGGGCAATGGCGAGAGGGCCCCCATCCAAGTGGTGCAGGTGCTGAGCGTGGTGGGCACGGCCCTGCTGGCCCCTCTGTGGCCCCACGTGGCAACAGTGGCGGGGCAGGAGCACTCCGTGGCCTTCCTGGCTCTCTCCTTCGTGCTGGCGCTGGCCTGTTGTGCTTCGAATGTCACTTTCCTGCCCTTCCTGAGCCGCTTGCCACCTTCCTTCTTGCGGTCCTTCTTCCTGGGTCAGGGCCTCAGTGCCCTGCTGCCCTGTGTGCTGGCCCTAGTGCAGGGTGTGGGTCGCCTCGAGTGCCCACCAACCCCCACCAATGGCACTCCTGGGCCCCCCATTGACTTCCCAGAGCGTTTTCCTGCCAGCACTTTTTTTGGGGTCTTGTCTGCCCTATTAGTCGTTTCAGCTGCCGCCTTTCAGGGTCTCCTGGTGCTGTTGCCGTCACCACCGCCTGTACCCACAGGAGGCCCAGGGCCTTGCCTGCAGGTGGGAGCCCCAGgagtggaggaagaggaagaggcctCACCCCTGCAGGAGTCTCCCAGCAAGGCGGCAGGCACCACCCGCAGCCCAGAACCTGCGGCCCATCGGCTGCTCTCCACCCGTGGTGTCTGCCTGCTGGGCCTGCTGGCCGTCACCAACGCTCTGACCAATGGTGTGTTGCCTGCTGTGCAGAGCTATTCCTGCTTGCCCTATGGGCGCCCAGCCTACCACTTGGCTGTGGTGCTGGGCAGTGCCGCCAACCCCCTCGCCTGCTTCCTGGCCATGGGTGTTCTATGCAG GtccctggcagggctgggcagtCTCTCCCTGCTGGGCATGCTCTTTGGGACCTACCTGATGGCGCTGGCAATCCTgagcccctgcccacctctggtGGGCACCTCTGCAGGGGTGGTCCTTGTG GTGGTGTCGTGGGTTCTGTGTCTCGGCGTGTTCTCATACGTGAAGGTGGCTTCCAGCTCCCTGCTGCATGGGGGGGGCCAGCGGTCGTTGCTGGCAGCTGGCGTGGCCATCCAGGTGGGCTCTCTGCTCGGCGCCGTGGCCATGTTCCCTCCCACCAGCATCTACCACGTGTTCCGCAGCGGGCAGGACTGTGTGGACCCCTGTGGCCCCTAA
- the FBXL6 gene encoding F-box/LRR-repeat protein 6 isoform X2, whose amino-acid sequence MAPGAARRARQRVRILPLAGARSRSAEDWWWDRLAPSGSGYHLLQSDSMLLVLPGPGPARPRAQRRAARRAQLLRLHRARAAEAKAKAKAKAKARTTPAPAPAPAPAPHQEPDPGWGDRIPLEILLQIFGLLVAADGPIPFLGRAARVCRRWHEAASQPALWHTLTLSPPLTGRSAKSGTKTEKKLLASLEWLMPSRFSQLQRLTLIHWKSQVHPVLKLVSESCPRLTFLKLSDCHGVTPDTLTMLAKACPQLHSLDIQHSVESTAVVSFLEEAGPRMRKLWLTYGSQTTAVLGALLGGCCPQLQLLEVSTGLNHNSTPLQLPVEALQKGCPQLQVLRLLNLMWLPKPAGRATTPGPGFPSLEELCLASSTCNFVSNEVLDRLLHGSPHLRLLDLRGCARITPAGLHDLPCQELEQLHLGLYGMSDRLTLAKEGSLLLTQKWCHTLQELDLSGQGFSEKDLEQALASFSGTPGGSHLALCSLNLRGTRVTPSTVSSVISNCPGLLYLNLESCRCLPRGLKRAYRGPEEVQWCLQQLLTSLPPPS is encoded by the exons ATGGCTCCGGGTGCGGCCCGGCGGGCCCGGCAAAGGGTCCGGATCTTGCCGCTGGCCGGGGCGCGGAGCCGCTCGGCGGAGGACTGGTGGTGGGATCGGCTGGCGCCGAGCGGCTCCGGTTACCACCTGCTGCAGTCGGACAGCATGCTGCTGGTGTTGCCAGGCCCGGGGCCCGCCCGCCCCCGCGCTCAGAGGCGCGCCGCCCGCCGTGCTCAGCTGCTGCGGCTCCACCGGGCCCGCGCCGCTGaggccaaggccaaggccaaggccaaggccaaggccagGACCACACCCGCACCCGCACCCGCACCCGCGCCCGCACCGCACCAGGAGCCCGACCCGGGCTGGGGCGACCGCATTCCCTTGGAAATCCTGCTGCAGATTTTCGGGCTGCTGGTGGCGGCGGATGGGCCTATACCCTTCCTTGGCAG GGCTGCACGCGTGTGCCGCCGCTGGCACGAGGCCGCCTCCCAGCCAGCGCTCTGGCACACACTCACCCTGTCACCCCCGCTGACTGGCCGCTCCGCCAAGAGTGGGACCAAGACTGAGAAGAAGCTTCTTGCTTCCCTGGAGTGGCTTATGCCCAGTCG GTTCTCACAGCTCCAGAGGCTGACTCTCATCCACTGGAAGTCCCAGGTACACCCTGTGTTGAAG CTGGTTAGCGAGTCCTGTCCCCGGCTCACCTTCCTCAAGCTTTCCGATTGCCACGGTGTGACCCCTGACACTCTGACCATGCTAGCCAAAGCCTGCCCCCAGCTCCACAGCCTGGACATACAGCACTCC GTGGAGTCCACGGCTGTGGTAAGCTTCTTGGAGGAGGCGGGGCCCCGAATGCGGAAGCTGTGGCTGACCTACGGCTCCCAGACGACAGCTGTCCTGGGTGCGCTGCTG gGCGGCTGCTGCCCTCAACTCCAGCTCCTGGAGGTGAGCACTGGCCTCAACCACAACAGCACTCCCCTCCAGCTGCCTGTCGAGGCCCTGCAGAAAGGCTGCCCCCAGCTGCAG GTGTTGCGGCTGCTGAACCTGATGTGGCTGCCCAAGCCTGCCGGGCGAGCGACGACTCCTGGCCCAGGCTTCCCCAGCCTCGAGGAGCTCTGCCTTGCCAGCTCCACCTGCAACTTTGTGAGCAACGAGGTCCTGGACCGCCTGCTCCACGGTTCCCCTCACCTGCGCTTGCTGGATCTCCGTGGCTGTGCTCGAATCACACCTGCTGGCCTGCATGATCTTCCATGTCAGG AGCTGGAGCAGCTTCACCTGGGCCTGTATGGCATGTCAGACCGGCTGACTCTAGCCAAGGAGGGCAGCCTTCTGTTAACTCAGAAGTGGTGCCACACTCTGCAGGAGCTGGACTTGAGTGGCCAGGGCTTCAGTGAGAAGGACCTGGAGCAGGCCTTAGCTTCCTTCTCAGGCACCCCTGGGGGCTCGCACCTGGCACTGTGCTCCCTCAACCTCCGGGGCACCCGGGTCACACCAAGCACAGTCAG CTCTGTGATCAGCAACTGCCCAGGCCTGCTGTACCTCAACCTGGAGTCCTGCCGCTGCCTTCCCCGGGGCCTGAAGCGGGCCTACAGGGGCCCAGAGGAAGTCCAGTGGTGCCTGCAGCAGCTGCTCACCAGTCTCCCCCCTCCCAGCTAG